One Candidatus Devosia phytovorans genomic window carries:
- the queG gene encoding tRNA epoxyqueuosine(34) reductase QueG, which yields MPISISDPHKLVAELKARALALGFESFGIAPADARPDLPAKLAAALAQGWHGDMDWMAETAERRASPNGMWPEAKSVILLGINYGPETDPMAILGERSLGTISVYARNRDYHEIIKGKLKELAGLLARRSGEEVKVFVDTAPLMEKPLAEAAGLGWQGKHSVLVSRDFGSWLFLGAILTSADLPGDKPHEESCGSCTRCLDVCPTNAFPAPFRLDARRCLAYLTVEHKGPIPLEFRVPMGNRIYGCDDCLAVCPWNKFASVSREAKLRSRPEFERPQLADLVQLDDEAFRALFSGSPIKRIGHARFLRNVLIAIGNSENTDFLPMVEARLTADDPLVRGAAIWALRRLAPERADALSLAYLPRESDSSVRSEWTGSLQ from the coding sequence ATGCCAATCTCGATTTCTGATCCCCACAAGCTCGTTGCCGAGCTCAAGGCCCGGGCGCTGGCGCTGGGCTTTGAGAGCTTTGGCATTGCGCCCGCCGATGCGCGGCCGGACCTGCCAGCCAAGCTCGCGGCCGCGTTGGCTCAAGGCTGGCATGGCGACATGGACTGGATGGCAGAGACCGCCGAGCGCCGCGCCAGTCCCAATGGCATGTGGCCCGAGGCGAAGTCGGTCATCCTTCTCGGCATCAACTACGGCCCCGAAACCGACCCCATGGCCATTCTCGGCGAGCGCTCGCTGGGCACGATCTCGGTCTATGCCCGCAATCGCGACTATCACGAGATCATCAAGGGCAAGCTCAAGGAACTCGCCGGTCTGCTGGCGCGGCGCTCGGGCGAGGAGGTCAAGGTCTTCGTCGATACCGCGCCGCTGATGGAAAAGCCATTGGCCGAGGCGGCGGGCCTCGGCTGGCAGGGAAAGCATTCGGTGCTGGTCAGCCGTGACTTCGGCTCCTGGCTGTTTCTGGGCGCCATTCTGACCTCGGCTGACCTGCCCGGGGATAAGCCGCATGAAGAAAGCTGCGGCTCCTGCACCAGATGCCTCGATGTCTGCCCGACCAACGCCTTTCCGGCGCCATTCCGGCTCGATGCGCGGCGCTGCCTTGCTTACCTCACGGTCGAGCATAAAGGCCCGATACCATTGGAATTTCGCGTGCCCATGGGCAATCGCATCTACGGTTGCGACGACTGTCTCGCCGTCTGCCCCTGGAACAAGTTCGCCTCGGTCAGCCGGGAGGCGAAGCTCCGCTCGCGCCCCGAGTTCGAGCGGCCGCAACTGGCCGATCTGGTGCAACTGGATGACGAAGCCTTTCGGGCGCTGTTCTCCGGCTCGCCCATCAAGCGCATCGGCCACGCCCGCTTCCTGCGCAACGTGCTGATCGCCATTGGCAATTCGGAAAACACCGACTTCTTGCCCATGGTCGAGGCGCGGCTGACCGCCGATGACCCGCTGGTGCGTGGGGCCGCCATCTGGGCGCTGCGGCGATTGGCGCCGGAGCGGGCAGATGCGCTCAGCCTTGCCTATTTGCCCCGGGAAAGCGATAGCTCGGTGCGCAGCGAATGGACGGGGAGCCTGCAGTGA
- a CDS encoding glutathione S-transferase family protein, with amino-acid sequence MPSLIHHPLDPSSRLIRLMCAEYGVPLDMEEIKPWLRDAHLLEINPAATLPIFLGESDQPVVGILANIHTVEDLYTPTVVEGLIPAEPGQRAEMWRLVEWVIFKLADEVTRYVLEEKIVKRDQRGATPDPAVLRIAKANLNEHMLYFNWIFANRAWLAGDTLTLADFALAAHLSTLDYLGDIDWGKAGETRDWYSRIKSRPAFRTLLNDRVVAISPHPGYANLDF; translated from the coding sequence ATGCCGAGCCTGATCCATCATCCTCTCGACCCGTCCTCGCGGCTTATTCGGCTGATGTGCGCCGAATATGGCGTTCCGCTCGATATGGAAGAAATCAAACCTTGGTTGCGTGACGCGCATTTGTTGGAGATCAACCCGGCTGCCACCCTGCCCATCTTCCTGGGCGAAAGTGACCAGCCCGTGGTTGGCATCCTCGCCAATATCCACACGGTGGAAGACCTCTATACCCCCACCGTCGTCGAGGGGCTGATCCCCGCCGAGCCCGGCCAGCGCGCTGAAATGTGGCGCCTGGTCGAATGGGTCATCTTCAAGCTTGCCGACGAAGTCACCCGCTATGTGCTCGAGGAAAAGATCGTCAAGCGCGACCAGCGTGGCGCCACCCCCGACCCGGCCGTGCTGCGGATCGCCAAGGCCAACCTCAACGAGCACATGCTCTATTTTAACTGGATCTTCGCCAACCGCGCCTGGCTGGCCGGCGACACGCTGACCCTGGCTGATTTTGCCCTGGCAGCGCATCTCTCGACGCTCGATTATCTGGGCGACATCGACTGGGGCAAGGCCGGCGAAACCCGCGACTGGTACTCCCGCATCAAATCCCGCCCCGCCTTCCGCACCTTGCTCAACGACCGCGTCGTCGCCATCTCGCCCCACCCGGGCTATGCCAATCTCGATTTCTGA
- a CDS encoding undecaprenyl-diphosphate phosphatase, producing the protein MNADQGIFVPLILGILEGLTEFLPVSSTGHLLLAGHFFGLTQPATFIVLIQLGAILAVVTVYFAKLGMLIRDALTGKAYAWQFALSVILACFPAVIAGVLLRDFIQGDLWESAALICWSLLIGGVILLIVDRLPLKPKYDDIYQFPWHIALVVGLFQMISLIPGVSRSGSTVVGGMLFGASKRAAAEFTFFIALPIMVGAFGYDLYKSRDLIDGSIALNVAIGFAAAFVAGAVVVRYLLNFVSKYGFAPFAWWRIAVGLAGLVAIYAFGR; encoded by the coding sequence ATGAACGCCGATCAAGGTATTTTTGTGCCACTCATCCTGGGAATTCTCGAGGGCCTTACTGAATTCCTTCCAGTCAGCTCTACCGGGCATCTGCTGCTGGCCGGTCATTTCTTTGGATTGACGCAGCCGGCAACCTTCATCGTGCTGATCCAGCTGGGGGCAATCCTGGCTGTGGTGACGGTCTATTTCGCCAAGCTGGGCATGCTGATCCGCGATGCGCTGACCGGGAAGGCCTATGCCTGGCAGTTCGCGCTGTCGGTGATCCTGGCGTGTTTTCCGGCGGTCATTGCTGGCGTGTTATTGCGCGATTTCATCCAGGGGGATCTGTGGGAATCCGCAGCGCTGATCTGCTGGAGCCTGCTGATCGGCGGCGTGATCCTGCTGATTGTCGATCGCCTGCCGCTCAAGCCGAAGTATGACGATATCTACCAGTTTCCCTGGCATATCGCGCTGGTGGTGGGCCTTTTCCAGATGATCTCGCTGATCCCGGGCGTGTCGCGCTCGGGTTCGACCGTGGTGGGCGGCATGCTGTTTGGTGCCAGCAAGCGCGCGGCGGCCGAATTCACCTTCTTCATCGCCCTGCCGATCATGGTCGGCGCCTTTGGCTATGATCTCTACAAGAGCCGTGACCTGATCGATGGCTCCATCGCGCTCAATGTCGCGATCGGTTTTGCAGCGGCATTCGTCGCCGGCGCGGTGGTCGTGCGCTACCTGCTGAATTTCGTCAGCAAGTATGGCTTTGCGCCCTTTGCCTGGTGGCGCATTGCCGTGGGGCTGGCGGGGCTGGTCGCGATCTACGCTTTCGGCCGCTAG